The sequence gGGATAATAAAAAGACGAGGTGTATGATTCTGATTTTTAGAGAATTATTTCGACAATGCTTCGGTTATACGTTACTTTAAGTGTTAAGATAATCTACAtcagtgttccaaaaaaaaaaaaaagataatctaCATTCGTTTTGAtcgaaaaagaaaaggaaaagctATATTCAAAACTCCAATAAAGGAAAATAATCACAGAAATCAGAAATGTATTATACCAGCTGCTTATATAAACAAATCTTAAAAAACTATCACAAATATACGCaactatttgtttttaaaacagGCGTAGCATTTCTACTAATGTGAAGTGGTTTATAAAATTTCATAGCCTAAGTGAATAAGATGAAAGAAACTTTCATAATAATAACAACCTATTACCATCATTTTAATATATCAAGTTTTACGAACCCAAATTAAACAATGCACTAATTTATTCTAATTCACGattttaaacatctatctattTTGCGACGTAACACCGAGTTGTAAGACATTCCCACAGAAAGCTTTTTCAAATGTTGATTGCAAATTATGCATTTTGTATTgctgtttttattttagagcTTTATTACAAGATAAGAAACATTTATTAGTTAAATACAATACTTATTAACTATTGTTAATACTTTGTATTTGTTGACTAGCTAATTAGTTCAAAAATAATATCTTTAATTTGAAGAGAGAAAATCTTTTGTACCTCTTGGTCCCAATATAAAACCCAGCACGACCTCAATACACACCATAACAAATAAAGGAAAGGGAAAAAGTATCATGACAAGAAAGAAGGTCAAACTTGCTTTCATTGCTAACGATTCTTCGAGGAAAGCAActtataagaaaagaaagaaaggttTGATGAAGAAAGTGAATGAGCTCTCGACTCTTTGTGGTATCAATGCATGCGCAATCATCTACAGTCCCTACGACTCTAATCCAGAGGTGTGGCCATCAAACTCCGGAGTGCAAAGAATAATTTCGGAGTTTCGTACATTGCCGGAGATGGACCAGAACAAGAAAATGGTGGATCAAGAAACCTTTCTCAGACAAAGGATAGCCAAAGCCTCGGACAATTTGAAGAAACAAAGGAAGGACAACCTAGAGATGGAGATGACCGAAGTCATGTTCCAATGTTTGATAAGAAACATGGGGATGTTTAATCTGAATATTATGGATCTTAATGATTTAGGTTATTTGATTGATCAATATCTTAAAGATGTTAACCGCAGGATCGAGATACTAGGTAATTCTCGTATGGAGCTCGGTGAATCCTCCAACAATGTTGCGGCAGAAGCGAGTGGAACGTTGGCTGTTGTGGAGGCTACAACCGCTCCAGCCGCTACGATTCAGCAGCAACAACAGTTTCACCAACATGTTGTACTCTATGAGAGGCCTCTGAATCTGAATCTGAATCATAGTCAtgaacagcaacaacaacaatggtTTATGCACATTATGAACCAGCCCCAGCAAATGAGTCATGCTGCTGAGCAAATGGGCTTTCCGTTCATGAATGATAACCACCACCAACAGCAGCAGCAGCGACAGATTCCCGGCGTTTTCTCCACCACTCCGACAACCGTTATTTCAAGCAGTATCAATCCCGTTACCAGTTCAAACCGTACCAATAATACATGGTTCCGCTAGGGTTTCGAGAGTGGACGTTCACATTACGTTTTAGACAAAACCATGCATGATTCCACAAAgtgtttcttttcttgtttcCATTTCAGTTTATTGTCTTTATTCTGCCGTTTTATTATTATGGTTGTCGTTTATAGTTTACATGCATTGGTGATTTGGTTTTTAATGTTACAGATTTGTGATTCTCTAGCTTTTATTGTAAGTTTGATACTATGTATTATTTCCTTTCAAGAGAGATATGCgttatctttaattttaaaataagcaGTGAATAAGGTTTAGCTGTTGGATTCAGGTCGTCTACCAAACGGTAACAAAGTTGTACAGTTCTGGACCAAATTAAagttcagttcggtttggtCAGAAAATGAAACATTAGCTAGGTTCCGTTTCGGCTAAGAAAACAAGGGTGGAAATTGAAAACATTAGAGCATCTGCAGCAATAAATTTAGTTATCCACGTTTCTcaacaataaaattattaatatgttaatttgatgaataaaatttaatgcTGTAAAATTTGTTGTCTCATCCAATAAATGACATCTGTAGAAAAACTCTCTCAAAAGAAGGTGTGAGTCTCTTCTTAACCAATCACTTCTCTTGTTTTCTGATTTCTCTttcttactttttatttttatattaatatttttgttcaaaTACTCTTATTAAATTTGACCGATGCAGATGCCTTTTAggtattttaataaaacacaaaaaaaaactttttctagAGAGAAAGAATTTCCACGTCTGGGATCagataaaagaaaattgttttccTAGTCAAAGCTTTAAATATTAGAAATTTGACTAGAAAAACATTTTCCTCTTATCTGATCTAAAGTTTTTTTAGATCATTTATTGCATTTTCTCATCTTCTTATTTCTTCCATCTTGTTTTTCTTGTCGTTTTCTTTCCACGCCTTCAAACATCTTCTTGTTCTTGGCAACAGTTTCAACCGGCCATGTCTTTTTCTCTAGCTCTGAGCTATACTTGCGATGTCGTTAGATGAGGACGATAAACACTTTAACCTTCCTGATCTTCCTTAATATAGTTCTAGCCAGAAAGACTCTTTGCGTCTGATTAGAAGACTTTTAAATCATGATTGCCAAAAAATCTCTAATCTAATCAGAGACATGCTCCATAAGTGGAAAATATACGATCGAGTTCATGGCATAGCGCTGACTTCAGAgaagtttaaatttatattcaaCCTTGAGCATGACTTGATCGTAATTCTCAACAAAGGCATTCACACCTTCAATGATTGGGTGCTAGCAGCCATTGAGAGATGGACTGAGAAGCCGCCGCCTGATTATCTTCCATACATCAACATCTGGGTTAGGCTTCGTCATATTCTGTTTAATCATTACACTGCTGAAGCTATTTCAGCTTTAGCTGATCTTTTTGGACCAAGTAGTCGAGGTTGCTTTTGATCATACAGAACTCAAAGTAATGATTATATATGTCAGGGTTATGATCAGGTTCGACATTTCCAAGCCTTTGGGTAAAACTGATATACCATGTTTCTTACCACTTACGATAGTATAAGTTCTTTATGGAGTCTATTATTTACTTTTGAGTTGTTTTAGATTCTTTTCAGATTCAGTACTTTTCGAGTCTATTTATGATGCAGAACTACGAAGATGTGTCAGAAGCTTAGCAACAGAAGCAGGACTTTCCAAGATCTAGTGAAGCTCATATTTTTA comes from Brassica rapa cultivar Chiifu-401-42 chromosome A02, CAAS_Brap_v3.01, whole genome shotgun sequence and encodes:
- the LOC103868267 gene encoding agamous-like MADS-box protein AGL80; its protein translation is MTRKKVKLAFIANDSSRKATYKKRKKGLMKKVNELSTLCGINACAIIYSPYDSNPEVWPSNSGVQRIISEFRTLPEMDQNKKMVDQETFLRQRIAKASDNLKKQRKDNLEMEMTEVMFQCLIRNMGMFNLNIMDLNDLGYLIDQYLKDVNRRIEILGNSRMELGESSNNVAAEASGTLAVVEATTAPAATIQQQQQFHQHVVLYERPLNLNLNHSHEQQQQQWFMHIMNQPQQMSHAAEQMGFPFMNDNHHQQQQQRQIPGVFSTTPTTVISSSINPVTSSNRTNNTWFR